The Clarias gariepinus isolate MV-2021 ecotype Netherlands chromosome 28, CGAR_prim_01v2, whole genome shotgun sequence DNA window TCTGTTTTAGAAAAGGATTGCTGTGCAGTTACTGTATATGGGCTGTAGAGAAGTAAAGACCTTATTTAGAAGGCAGGACATTTGAAATAATAACTGATCACGTGGCTCTCACATGGGTGTTAATTCACCCAAAGCCCTCTTCTAGATTGAGTCGACGGGCTATTCGACTACAGAAATTTGATTTCAGTGTCAAGTATCGCAAAGGGCAGTGCAACATTGTACCAGACACTCTTTCACGTAGTTTCAGATACTGCTTTGCTCCCCTTCATAGCCCATATCCAACCACAAGACTCTTTTTCGAAAAAcgaaaaaagagtctttttctAGCTTTCCAATTAATTGGTCTGAGATTGCTAGAGCACAACAGGATGATCCAGAAGTTCAGGAACTCACCACTAAAGCCAAGTCACTCAAGCATCCAGATCCAACCCGAATACATTACCTGTTAAAAAATGGCTTTCTTTTTCGAAGCATGCCTGATGGGCAGAAAGGACCCAAATTACAGCTAGTCATTCCGGCTTGCCTACGAAGACTTCATCACATATGCACATGATAACCCCTTATGTGGGCACCTTGGCAGGTTAAAGATTCTACTGAGGTTGGTAGACATCTGTTATTGGCCCACACTACATTCGGACATCTGGAAATATTGCAAAGAGTGTCAGGTTTGTCAACAGCACAAACCCTTAATTTCTAAACTGGCCGGGCGTATGCAGTCAACCCCAGTGGTAGAACCTGGACACATGCTAGGGATCGATCTCATGGGGCCATTTCCGAAGAGTTCAAAGTTAAATGAACATTTCCTTGTTGTTGTAGACTACTGTTCGAAATTGGTGGACTTGTTCCCTCTGCGGGTGGCTAAAGCACCTCAGATTGCGCGCATTTTAATAGAGGAAATCTTTACCAGGTGGGGAACTCCAATGTATTTGGTGTCTGATTGAGGAACTCAATTTACTTCCCATCTCCTCAGTCTAGTATGTAAGCAATGGAATGTCATCCAGAAGTTGGCTACTATGGCACATCCCCAGGCTAACCTCACGGAAAGGGTCAACCGTACACTTAAAACTATGATCTCGTCCTATGTCTGAGACCATCGGCACTGGGACAGATAGTTGGCAGAGTTTCGTTTTGCAATAAACACTGCTTGGCAGGAAAGTACTGGCTTCACTCCAGCTGAAGTTGCGCTAGGCAGGAAACTAAAAGGACTTCTAGAGAGAGCTATTCATAGACCTTCTGACCCAGACAGTCCAGCATACCCCGTGttggagagacagagggagctgataaatactgtgcaaaagaatTTGGAACGGGCTCAGGCAAAGCAAAGATGATACTATGATCTCCAGAGAAAGACTGCTCATTACCAAGTTGGAGATTTGGTTTGGGTTCGCACTCATCCTTTGTCACGTGCTAGTGAGAGATTTATGGCTAAACTTGCTGTTAAGTGGAAAGGTCCTGCTAGGATTGTAAAATGTCTTGGCCCCGTTAATTATTCTATTTCTTTTATTGATGATCCTGATCAGGTTGATACCCATCATGTACAAAATCTAAAGCCTTTCTATGGTACTCTGAGTAACGGTTCCAAATGAAGGGGGAGATGTGTAACGGTCACGTCTTGTTACCTTGTTTAATGTGTATGTGGTATGTTCATCCTGACCACTAGGGGCACCATTAGCAACTCGctagtttaaataaaagaggAAGCAGTAGAACCAGAGGCAGATTCAGTTGTTATCTCATGGTAGATGCTACTTTTCTAAAGGATCCTGGTTAGGGAAACATTTGTTCGCTGCTCAACCGTGAGTTTGATAGGTgtctttctatattttttgGTTTTGGGGTAGCAATTAAGAGGGTTAATGTTTAGgaatttattaattcaatttattAAGTTTTCTTTTGTAGATGATTTTTGCTTTTGGAGTTAGGGAGCAAGATTGCAACTGCCTATGAACTTAATGGACTACCTAATGGACTTTTGGCCTATCCCAAGGAAGACAACCATTCAAATCTGTGTTTGTTATCAATTCATCAATCTACCCTACAAAAGATAAGACTTTACTCTTTGTCAATGGGTTTTCTCACCTAAGATCTGAGATGGACATTTATATGACCATATATTCATGTTGGACATTGATCATAATGTTTGagaatgttttatatagttgGAATTTGTATATTCTTATGTTTATGTAAAGATTCAATATATGCTGGCAAATGACTTTCGTTTATTCTGgtgcattatatatattttggtaaTACTTGTAACACTGCCTTCTAGGTTATTGCAAAGTTggacacttttatttatttttttattttatatataacaaaacTGGCTTTAAAGAGCTGGAACGGTTatattatcagtttgtagatttaaatagtGATCATTCTGGatgttctcaagtggagtttcatcattaaaagtgctatacaaataaaattaaattgaaaaacagTTGCACAAACACTCCCCGGGTTATCTGCTCCAAACGTTCCCCAAAACCTCGTCTAGGCCCTGCACCTCCATTCACCTTAAAGTAATCTTGGCAGCTCCATTAACATCCCCTACACTGACGTTCATAACAgcgaaaaaagagaaaaaattctTTGATAATAGATAATAtatgcaaagagaaaaaaatctttgataatAGATAATATAACTTAAACCTCCACGACAGCTTCACTATTAGAGAAGGTGACATCTAGACgatcaggtcatgtgactctcagtgAGATTATCTTACCCAAATATCTCCAGGTTACAGTGTGAATTCTCCAGGAAAGTACAAAGATGTTTTACTCCTGAATCTCCTAGTATATTATTAGACAGGTGTAGTTCTCTTAGGTGTGAGGGGTTAAATTTTAGAGCTGAAGCCAGAGCAGCATAGCCTTCACCTGAGACACCACAATTAAACAACCTGCAGGGACACAATGAGACACTTTTCATCAACCCATATTTCTCTTAATagaatatgttaaaaaaaataatctctgCATGTAAAAGTATTGATAAGAATGTGGTAAGACTGACCATTCTGTTAACACATAAGAAACACACAGACAATATCAATATCATAActgttacacaaacacacaaagtaaTTCTCATGTTGGTGtgtctttcctttttccttACAAGTTATACTTTACACTAACCAAAACATTACCACTCTCGTTGAGAGTTATTGACCTGAACAGTACTAATGGATtatttaaacagtaattaattatatttgattAACTTTTAATGTTCGCCAATCTCATTGTCAGCACATTTGAGTAGATTTTTTCCTAACGACTAATGTATGTTCAAGTTGTACTGTGTAGAAAGTTTCAGCAGCTCTCAGAgtgatgatcttacctcagtgctTCTACTTTACAGTGAGGATCctccagtacagcagagagATGCTTTACTCCTGAGTCACCTAGATTATTCTGAGACAGATCAATTGTACCCACTCTCAGATGCAGTTCTCTCAGATTGGAGGTTCTGCTGTCAGAGTTTGAGCTGAGCACTGAGTCAAGAGCTGTCCAGCTTCTCCATTTCATTGTATGACAATTGATACTGGAGgaaataaaagtatatataatgaACAAGGGCAAATTAAGGAacaagacataacatttttaactgttgttggtctttcggctgctcccatcgaggtgttgccacagtggaccaactgATCTGTCCCtcaatttggcacaggttttaaggCCAGGtgccctttctgacgcaaccctcccattttatccaggcttgggactgctACTGCATCCAGTGATTGGGTTTTGGGcattgaacccgggccttctgcatggtagGCCAGAAACCTACCTCTACCTGTCAATGCCCTCCATTAAATcataatcaaatcaaatcataaTAAACTTAGACATTTAAGTCTGTCTGACATTTGAATGTAAGCCTACCTTAAAAGTGAATGCACATTGCTTGTAGTTAAAAGCAAGTTTAATAAAGTAATTTGCTTATCAACAACctgtgacctaaaatagaaaTCAGATCCAgacattaatataaacactTTATGTCTAGCCATCAGTTACTGTAGGTGTATTTACTCTCCCACTCtaactcattgtctatactactttatcctgtatacagcctatcccaggtgacttagggcacgatgtggggtacactctggaccaGGATCCAGTCAATCGCAGAGcacatacattacacacaccacgggcaatttgggaacgccaattaacctaatcaaCACGGCTTTGGactatggaaggaaaccagagtcccCTGAGGAAAAACCACAAGGAAGGAATCAAATCTGGATCTTTGGCGtacaaagcaacagtgctaaccactaagccactgtgccgccttgtgtatttattcattcttgCAAAACTATTTTTCATCTTGGTAAATTTCCCTGTTTGTgctacattcatttattctcaTTAACATCACTCTGTATGACCTacttaaaaaacattatacagtataagcttactttatattatattagtcTCTACTTACACTGCTTTTCTTGATTCTGCAATCACAGGCATCACCTTCAAAAGAACCCAATCTGATATGTTGTCTTGAGTGGTATATTTACTCAGGTCAAATTCCTCCAGTTCATGTGCTGATGTCAGcaacacaaacaccagagcagaCCACTGAGAAGAAGTGAGTTCACTTTGTTTTCCAGATTTCAGGTATTGTTGGATTTCCTCCACTAGAGAATCGTTACCCAGttcattcagacagtggaacagattgatggatttctctGTAGGAGGATCTCTACTGATCTGTTTTTTAATGTACTGAACTGTTTCCTCTTTGCTCTCTGAGTTACATTTCATCTGTGTTACAAAGCAATGTAAGAGATCCTGATTGGGCTCAAGTGAGAGACCCAGAAGAAAGCGAAGAAAAATGTCCAGATGTCCAGTCTCACTCTGTAATGCCTGATTGACAGCAGTCTTATGGACATCTGAGATTGTAATTTCTTTCAATTCTGAAGACTGAGTctgtacaagaacatttctCTTTCCCTTCATGAACATCAGCTGCACATACAGAGCTGCAAGATGCTCCTGAATACTCAGATGAACAAAACAGTACACTTTACTCTGGTGAAGCTCAATCTCCTCTCTAAAGAtctgtgtacacacacctgagtacactgctgcttctctcacatcaatgccacactctctcaggtcttcCTCATAAAAGATCAGGTTGTGTTTCTCCAGCTGTTGAAAAGCCAGTCGTCCCAGTTTGAGAAGCATTTCTTCACCACTCTCCTGCTTCTCTGAGTACTTTTCTCTTATGATGTTTATCTGAAtgatgaggaagtgtgtgtacatttgagtcagagtcttggggatctctccactctctgcttcacccaacattctctctagaacagtggctgaaatccagcagaagactggaatgtgacacatgatgtaaaggcttcttaatgacttcaggtgtgtgatgatggtattggccaggctctgatcacTGATCCTCTTCTTGAAGTACTCCTCCTTCTGTGGGTCATTGAACCCTCGTACCTGTGTCACTCGATCAATACATTCAGAAGGGATTTGATCAGCTGCTGCTGGTCGGGAGGTGATCCAGAtgagagcagagggaagcagattccctttgatcaggtttatcagcagcacaggcactgatgctgattcagttacatcacacactcttATTGTGTTCTGGAAATCCAAAGAGAAACGACACTCGTCCAATCCATCAAAAATGAACAGAACCTTTTCGAAACTGgatatttctgtttcttttgtttccttaaaACAGACACGAAGGAGCTCCATCAGACTCACTTTCTGGTCCTTCATTAAATTCAGCTGTCTGAAAGGAAGTGGAAATATAAGGTGGATGACCTGATTTGCTTTCGCTTCAGCCCAGTCTAGaatgaacttctgcacagagactGTTTTTCCGATGCCAGCAACTCCCTTTGTCAGAACGGTTCTAATGGTTTTGTCTTTTTCAAAGGGTTTAAAGATGTCATTGCATTTGATTGGTGTTTCCTCTGTTGTTGCTTTCCTGGATGCTGCCTCgatctgtctcacctcatgttctTTATTAACATCTCCACTGTCTCCCTCTGTTATATAGAGCTCTGTGTAAATCTCATTCAGCAGTTTTCGGTTTTCCTGGTTTACTATCACATCATTCAAACACTGATATTTTTTCAGCAAATTTAATGTTAACTTTTTCTGGAATccatttacagcagattcagcATCAGGCCTGAAACATAGTAAAGGTATGATACACTGGTCTAATTATTGGAGGACTCTTTTAATGCCATCATGTCAGTGTTACATTCATGGTGTTAGGATCTTACCCTGCATCTGTATTCATGATCTTTACATTTTTGTCTCCTAATTCCTGCTGAACACTGAGGACAAAAAATTTAACTgttataaacaatttaaaaagttcaGAAAAACATTCTCCCGTTTTACCTcttgatatttttatatttgcatgtttttatttgttattacatatttaacatATGATACATTACAGTATGCTCTCAATGCTATTGCACAAAGTGAGCAATattgttttgtgttcttttGAAGTGGTAAAGCGTCAGTCATGTGATTATCAGGAAACTGATGCAAGTTTCAAAACAGGGCCTCAGCGGCCTCTGCTTCCGCAAGCACAAGCTCTAGAATGTCAATACTGAAATATTGCCA harbors:
- the LOC128515948 gene encoding NACHT, LRR and PYD domains-containing protein 3-like isoform X2, whose amino-acid sequence is METSDLETDKGTPPSKTCVQQELGDKNVKIMNTDAGPDAESAVNGFQKKLTLNLLKKYQCLNDVIVNQENRKLLNEIYTELYITEGDSGDVNKEHEVRQIEAASRKATTEETPIKCNDIFKPFEKDKTIRTVLTKGVAGIGKTVSVQKFILDWAEAKANQVIHLIFPLPFRQLNLMKDQKVSLMELLRVCFKETKETEISSFEKVLFIFDGLDECRFSLDFQNTIRVCDVTESASVPVLLINLIKGNLLPSALIWITSRPAAADQIPSECIDRVTQVRGFNDPQKEEYFKKRISDQSLANTIITHLKSLRSLYIMCHIPVFCWISATVLERMLGEAESGEIPKTLTQMYTHFLIIQINIIREKYSEKQESGEEMLLKLGRLAFQQLEKHNLIFYEEDLRECGIDVREAAVYSGVCTQIFREEIELHQSKVYCFVHLSIQEHLAALYVQLMFMKGKRNVLVQTQSSELKEITISDVHKTAVNQALQSETGHLDIFLRFLLGLSLEPNQDLLHCFVTQMKCNSESKEETVQYIKKQISRDPPTEKSINLFHCLNELGNDSLVEEIQQYLKSGKQSELTSSQWSALVFVLLTSAHELEEFDLSKYTTQDNISDWVLLKVMPVIAESRKAVINCHTMKWRSWTALDSVLSSNSDSRTSNLRELHLRVGTIDLSQNNLGDSGVKHLSAVLEDPHCKVEALRLFNCGVSGEGYAALASALKFNPSHLRELHLSNNILGDSGVKHLCTFLENSHCNLEIFGLCYCDISDEGCAALTSALRLNPSHLRQLDLSGNKLGDAGVKHFSDILKDPQCKLEKLRMCECAISVEGCAALALALGSNPSYLRELNLSKNPIKDLGVKHLSAVLENPHCIVEILRLFQCDLSGEGCAALASALISNPSHLKELHLSENNLGDSGVKHLSALLENPHCKLEALRLCQSGVTDEGCTALASALRSNPSHLRELQLEQNKIDVPGRNLLSALQDDEGYKQ